Proteins from one Coleofasciculus sp. FACHB-1120 genomic window:
- the dnaK gene encoding molecular chaperone DnaK — protein sequence MGKVIGIDLGTTNSCVAVLEGGQPIVISNTEGGRTTPSIVGFGKGGDRLVGQLAKRQAVTNAENTVYSIKRFIGRRWDDTEIERSRVPYTCIKGRDDTVDVQIRGRNYTPQEISAMILQKLKQDAENFLGEQVDQAVITVPAYFTDAQRQATKDAGTIAGLEVLRIINEPTAAALAYGLDKQDQEQCILVFDLGGGTFDVSVLQLGDGVFEVKATSGNNHLGGDDFDNSIVRWMIENFKQEDSIDLGTDKMALQRLREAAGKAKIELSSMGSTSINLPFITADETGPKHLEMELSRAQFEELVNHLVEGTIEPVAQAIKDSGLTANEIDRIILVGGSTRIPAVQDAIKKFFGGKAPDRSINPDEAVALGAAIQGGVLSGEVEDLLLLDVAPLSLGIETLGEVFTKIIERNTTIPTTKSQVFSTATDGQTSVEIHVLQGERAMAKDNKSLGKFLLAGIPPAPRGIPQIEVSFEIGVDGILKVLAQDKGTGREQSIRISNTGGLSASEVERMRHEAETYAEEDQRRMQVVELKNQADSLFYSYESTLNDNGEMVAEDLKTQANKKATTVRAALANPSISVEEIKQQIDDFQQTLFAIGAAVYQQASGRESPDDYESLESEISPEFSETPDSTPDDDDFRFDDDNTVQADYEPVD from the coding sequence ATGGGAAAAGTCATTGGCATCGACTTGGGCACGACCAATAGTTGCGTGGCTGTTTTAGAGGGGGGGCAACCCATCGTCATCTCTAACACAGAAGGCGGGAGAACGACCCCCAGTATCGTCGGATTTGGCAAGGGAGGCGATCGCTTAGTCGGTCAATTGGCGAAACGGCAAGCTGTTACTAATGCCGAAAATACGGTATACAGCATTAAACGCTTTATCGGTCGCCGCTGGGATGACACCGAAATAGAGCGATCGCGCGTGCCCTACACTTGTATCAAAGGTCGCGATGATACCGTCGATGTCCAAATTCGGGGACGCAACTACACCCCCCAAGAAATCTCAGCGATGATCCTGCAAAAGCTAAAGCAGGATGCAGAAAACTTTCTGGGCGAACAGGTAGACCAGGCAGTAATCACTGTACCAGCCTACTTCACAGACGCTCAACGGCAGGCGACAAAAGACGCCGGTACCATTGCCGGACTGGAAGTTTTACGGATCATCAACGAACCCACCGCAGCCGCTCTTGCCTACGGCTTGGATAAACAAGATCAAGAGCAGTGCATTCTGGTGTTTGACTTAGGTGGCGGCACCTTTGACGTTTCCGTACTCCAATTGGGTGACGGCGTTTTTGAAGTCAAAGCTACCTCTGGAAACAACCATCTAGGCGGAGATGACTTTGACAACAGCATTGTCCGCTGGATGATCGAAAACTTCAAACAGGAAGATTCGATCGACCTGGGAACTGACAAAATGGCTCTCCAGCGGCTGCGGGAGGCAGCGGGGAAAGCCAAAATAGAACTTTCCAGCATGGGCAGCACCTCCATCAATTTGCCATTCATCACTGCCGATGAAACCGGACCCAAACATTTGGAGATGGAACTTTCCCGTGCCCAGTTTGAAGAACTCGTCAACCATTTGGTAGAAGGTACCATTGAGCCAGTGGCTCAGGCGATCAAAGATAGCGGTTTGACAGCCAATGAGATTGACCGGATCATCCTGGTGGGAGGTTCAACCCGAATTCCTGCCGTTCAAGATGCCATTAAGAAGTTTTTTGGCGGCAAAGCACCCGATCGCTCGATTAACCCAGATGAAGCAGTGGCGCTCGGAGCAGCGATCCAAGGTGGCGTCTTAAGCGGCGAAGTCGAGGATTTGCTGCTATTGGATGTTGCCCCCCTAAGCTTGGGCATTGAAACCTTGGGAGAAGTCTTCACAAAAATTATTGAGCGCAATACTACAATTCCCACTACGAAATCCCAAGTTTTTTCCACCGCCACTGACGGACAAACAAGCGTAGAGATTCACGTCTTGCAGGGTGAGCGGGCGATGGCGAAAGACAACAAAAGTCTTGGGAAATTCCTCCTAGCAGGAATTCCCCCCGCTCCCAGAGGCATCCCTCAAATTGAAGTGTCCTTTGAAATTGGCGTTGATGGAATTCTCAAAGTATTGGCTCAAGACAAAGGCACTGGTAGAGAGCAGAGTATCCGGATTAGCAATACCGGCGGCTTGAGTGCCAGCGAAGTCGAACGGATGCGGCACGAAGCTGAAACCTATGCCGAAGAAGACCAGCGTCGGATGCAAGTAGTGGAGCTGAAAAATCAGGCTGATAGCTTGTTCTACAGCTATGAATCGACGTTAAATGACAACGGGGAGATGGTTGCCGAGGATCTCAAGACGCAGGCAAATAAAAAGGCTACAACGGTGCGAGCAGCACTGGCTAACCCCTCAATCAGTGTTGAGGAGATCAAACAACAGATTGACGATTTTCAACAGACACTGTTTGCAATTGGTGCCGCCGTGTACCAGCAAGCCAGCGGACGCGAGTCACCGGATGATTACGAAAGCCTGGAAAGTGAGATATCCCCAGAGTTTAGTGAAACGCCTGATTCCACACCCGATGACGACGACTTTAGATTCGATGACGATAATACCGTTCAGGCTGACTACGAACCAGTTGACTAA
- the grpE gene encoding nucleotide exchange factor GrpE, whose product MNEEENQQDNTSSPMVDDQAVAQGMGVEPLSETGTLNGEPSGEASVYGTSQSSDAVSDASATSGAIGTEESNVEAASNAAAMEALTREVEALKAQVEERTQQCDSFKTQYMRIAADFENFRKRTLKEKEDSEVQIKCATITELLPVVDNFERARSQIKPQTDGEWSIHKSYQSVYKQLADALKRIGVSPMRPEGQDFDPNLHEAVMREPTNEYPEGTVSEQLVRGYFLGDRVLRHALVKVAAAMEPVVPSEEDHPLSGES is encoded by the coding sequence ATGAACGAGGAAGAAAATCAGCAAGACAATACTTCATCTCCCATGGTTGATGACCAGGCGGTGGCACAGGGAATGGGGGTTGAACCATTATCTGAAACGGGAACCTTGAATGGAGAACCTTCAGGGGAGGCGTCAGTATATGGAACAAGCCAATCATCTGATGCGGTATCAGATGCCAGTGCAACATCCGGAGCAATCGGTACAGAGGAAAGTAACGTAGAAGCAGCCAGTAACGCAGCGGCTATGGAAGCATTGACGCGGGAAGTGGAGGCTTTAAAAGCGCAAGTGGAAGAACGCACGCAACAGTGTGATTCTTTCAAAACTCAGTACATGAGGATAGCCGCAGATTTTGAAAATTTCCGCAAGCGGACTCTCAAAGAGAAGGAAGACTCAGAGGTGCAGATCAAGTGCGCCACCATTACTGAGTTACTGCCCGTAGTGGATAATTTTGAGCGGGCGCGATCGCAAATCAAGCCGCAAACTGATGGAGAATGGAGCATCCACAAAAGCTACCAGAGTGTCTACAAACAGCTGGCGGACGCTCTCAAGCGCATCGGAGTATCTCCCATGCGTCCGGAGGGGCAAGATTTCGATCCCAATCTCCACGAGGCGGTAATGCGGGAGCCAACAAATGAGTATCCAGAAGGCACCGTAAGCGAACAGCTAGTGCGGGGCTATTTCTTGGGCGATCGCGTCTTGCGCCACGCCCTCGTCAAAGTTGCTGCGGCTATGGAGCCCGTGGTACCCTCAGAGGAAGATCATCCGCTTTCTGGCGAAAGTTAA
- the dnaJ gene encoding molecular chaperone DnaJ translates to MARDYYEILGVSRDSDKEEIKRAYRRLARKYHPDVNKEPGAEERFKEINRAYEVLSEPETRSRFDRYGEAGVASGAGASPDLGDLGNFADIFESFFSGFGGAGGQTAARRRSGPVRGDDLRLDLKLEFREAVFGGEKEIRIPHLETCATCSGAGAKPGTRPRACPTCSGSGQVRRATRTPFGSFTQVSVCPTCNGEGQVIEDKCETCGGVGRKQETKKLKITIPPGVDNGTRLRVSKEGDAGLRGGPPGDLYVYLFVEEDAEFHRDGINVLSEIKISYLQAILGCRLEVNTVDGPVELTIPAGTQPNTVLTLENHGVPKLGNPVSRGDHLINVGIDIPNRITAEERELLEKLAKIKGDRTGKGGLEGFLGGLFK, encoded by the coding sequence ATGGCCCGCGACTACTATGAAATTCTCGGGGTCTCCCGTGACTCAGACAAAGAGGAAATTAAGCGTGCCTATCGCCGTCTGGCCCGGAAGTATCACCCGGATGTCAATAAAGAGCCAGGGGCGGAAGAACGCTTTAAAGAAATTAATCGCGCCTACGAAGTCCTTTCGGAACCAGAAACCCGAAGTCGCTTTGATCGCTATGGGGAAGCCGGAGTAGCTTCGGGTGCCGGAGCTAGCCCAGACTTAGGCGATCTCGGTAACTTTGCCGATATTTTTGAAAGCTTCTTCAGTGGGTTTGGGGGTGCCGGGGGTCAAACGGCTGCTCGCAGACGTAGCGGTCCCGTGCGCGGTGACGACCTGCGGTTAGATTTAAAGTTGGAATTTCGAGAAGCCGTGTTTGGGGGCGAAAAAGAAATCCGGATTCCCCATCTAGAAACTTGTGCTACCTGTAGTGGTGCGGGTGCCAAGCCGGGAACGCGACCGCGAGCCTGTCCGACTTGCAGTGGTTCCGGTCAAGTGCGTCGTGCGACACGGACTCCGTTTGGTAGCTTTACCCAAGTCTCTGTATGCCCTACCTGTAACGGTGAAGGGCAGGTAATTGAGGACAAGTGTGAAACTTGCGGAGGCGTCGGGCGCAAACAGGAGACGAAAAAGCTAAAAATTACTATCCCTCCAGGGGTAGATAATGGAACCCGGCTGCGCGTTTCTAAAGAAGGAGACGCTGGTCTGCGCGGTGGGCCTCCGGGAGATTTGTACGTCTATTTGTTTGTTGAGGAAGACGCAGAGTTTCATCGGGATGGGATTAACGTCCTGTCAGAGATTAAGATTAGCTACTTGCAGGCGATCTTAGGATGCCGTCTGGAAGTGAATACAGTGGATGGGCCGGTAGAGTTAACCATTCCGGCGGGAACGCAACCGAATACGGTGCTGACACTAGAAAATCATGGGGTACCTAAACTAGGAAACCCAGTCAGCCGGGGAGATCACCTGATTAATGTAGGAATTGATATTCCCAATCGGATTACGGCTGAAGAACGGGAACTGCTGGAGAAATTGGCTAAAATCAAAGGCGATCGCACTGGGAAAGGCGGGTTAGAAGGATTTTTGGGAGGGTTATTCAAGTGA
- a CDS encoding sulfurtransferase TusA family protein: MDNPATATDVPDAQLDLRGTPCPINFVRTKLRLEQMAPGSLLEVWLDPGEPIEQVPDSLAMAGYTIEETRFIASEDRTGFFALRVRRPASL; encoded by the coding sequence ATCGACAATCCAGCGACTGCAACGGATGTGCCGGACGCTCAGCTGGACTTGCGGGGGACGCCTTGCCCGATTAACTTCGTTCGCACTAAACTCCGCCTGGAACAAATGGCACCCGGCAGCTTATTAGAAGTGTGGTTAGATCCGGGTGAGCCAATTGAGCAGGTTCCTGATAGTTTAGCGATGGCAGGCTACACAATTGAAGAGACGCGATTCATTGCGTCTGAAGACCGCACAGGCTTTTTTGCCCTGAGGGTGCGGCGTCCAGCTTCCCTATGA
- a CDS encoding helix-turn-helix transcriptional regulator gives MSRTELIKLRIREFAAKEGWTLKEVSERSGVSYSTIKTYAVSPGMVMADLAALRKLARTFDVLIEDLLEVVQE, from the coding sequence ATGTCAAGAACAGAGTTAATAAAGTTGCGGATTAGGGAGTTTGCCGCCAAGGAAGGCTGGACGCTGAAGGAGGTTTCCGAACGTTCCGGAGTCTCATACAGCACAATTAAAACTTATGCAGTGTCACCGGGAATGGTGATGGCTGACTTAGCTGCTTTACGAAAGTTAGCGCGAACGTTTGATGTGTTAATTGAAGATTTGTTGGAAGTAGTGCAAGAATAA
- the rsgA gene encoding small ribosomal subunit biogenesis GTPase RsgA, with amino-acid sequence MGTVVAVQANFYQVRLDLRSPELGVHTPLVTPFLLCTRRARLKKIGQKVMVGDRVLVEEADWAGGRGAIAEVFPRKTELDRPPVANAQQILLVFALEEPTLDAYQLSRFLVKGESTGLEVCLCLNKSDLVTTDQLNQWRDRLQGWGYQPIFISVHTGQGLEEFQHQLNHKITIFAGLSGVGKSSIVNYLIPSVNLRVGEVSGKLSRGRHTTRHVELFELPTGGFIADTPGFNQPDLDATPEELVHYFPEARQRLAVARCQFSDCLHRDEPNCAVRGDWERYEHYLDFLKDAIALSTHLNQQADPDATLKMKTKGKGHSQYEPRLEAKKYRRPSRRTQQQALDQVYQDTDFSGKMEDE; translated from the coding sequence ATGGGGACGGTGGTGGCTGTACAGGCGAATTTCTACCAAGTGCGGCTAGACCTCCGTAGTCCGGAGTTGGGAGTTCACACCCCACTCGTAACTCCCTTTCTCCTTTGTACTCGTCGGGCAAGGCTAAAAAAAATCGGTCAGAAGGTGATGGTAGGCGATCGCGTTCTGGTTGAGGAAGCGGACTGGGCAGGGGGACGGGGTGCGATCGCCGAAGTTTTCCCCCGCAAAACCGAACTGGATCGTCCTCCAGTGGCAAATGCCCAGCAAATTCTTCTGGTTTTTGCTCTGGAAGAACCTACGTTGGATGCCTATCAATTGAGCCGTTTTCTGGTAAAAGGAGAGTCTACTGGCTTAGAGGTCTGCCTTTGTTTAAATAAAAGCGATTTGGTGACAACTGACCAACTCAACCAATGGCGCGATCGCTTGCAAGGGTGGGGCTACCAACCGATATTTATCAGCGTCCACACAGGTCAAGGTCTAGAAGAATTCCAGCATCAGCTGAATCATAAAATTACTATCTTTGCCGGTCTTTCTGGCGTTGGGAAATCCAGCATCGTAAACTATCTTATTCCCAGCGTCAATCTGCGCGTCGGGGAAGTTTCCGGCAAACTCAGCCGAGGGCGTCATACGACGCGACACGTTGAATTGTTTGAATTACCGACAGGCGGATTCATTGCAGATACCCCTGGATTCAACCAACCAGACTTGGATGCGACTCCGGAAGAGTTGGTGCATTATTTCCCAGAGGCACGGCAGCGCTTAGCGGTTGCCCGATGTCAATTTAGTGATTGCCTGCATCGGGATGAGCCGAATTGTGCGGTGAGGGGGGATTGGGAACGTTACGAGCATTATCTAGATTTTCTGAAAGATGCGATCGCGCTTTCTACTCATCTGAACCAACAAGCCGATCCCGATGCAACCCTGAAAATGAAAACGAAGGGTAAAGGGCACAGTCAATACGAACCCCGGTTAGAAGCCAAAAAATACCGTCGTCCTTCCCGTCGGACTCAACAGCAGGCGCTTGACCAAGTGTATCAAGACACTGATTTTTCAGGAAAGATGGAAGATGAATAA
- a CDS encoding serine/threonine-protein kinase: MAWAAGQRLYGDRYIIERPLGQGGVGITYLAKDRKGNQVVIKTLKEDVLNNPELASFRDKFQRDFRDEALRLALCRHPHIVQIDNAFQEGSLPCMAMEYVEGEDLWKRVNRWGLLSEIEALRYIQQIGEALTVVHDKGLLHRDVKPHNIMLRSGKLEAVLIDFGIAREFIRDTTQAHTQALTHGFAPIEQYAEEARRGEYTDVYALAATLYYLLTGKRPTPAFARAAKVSLEAPRQINSSISDRIELAILQGMEFEPENRPASVQAWLDLFNFSSLNQDAATLPIRNVESVITTSNTTLPTTMFVPSDASHNKLSPEAGENYRHLRDLLAAGKWKEADLETAAIMLKVARRDEEWLDYEHIESFPGQDLRTIDTLWVNYSNGRFGLSVQKRIYQECENNFVTFGDRVGWHVNDTWLWWNDLNFTSDAPPGHLPGWRVGGSGGVWGCFVTVGESLLARPDL; the protein is encoded by the coding sequence ATGGCTTGGGCAGCTGGGCAGAGGTTATACGGCGATCGCTATATCATCGAAAGACCGCTGGGTCAGGGTGGTGTTGGGATTACCTATCTTGCTAAAGACAGAAAAGGCAATCAAGTTGTCATCAAGACGCTGAAAGAGGATGTCCTCAACAACCCAGAACTCGCTTCTTTCCGGGATAAATTTCAGCGGGATTTCCGAGATGAGGCGCTACGCCTCGCCTTATGTCGTCACCCTCATATCGTGCAGATTGACAATGCTTTTCAGGAAGGCTCACTTCCCTGTATGGCGATGGAGTATGTAGAAGGGGAAGATTTATGGAAGCGGGTGAACAGGTGGGGACTGCTATCGGAAATAGAAGCACTGCGCTACATTCAGCAGATTGGCGAAGCCCTGACTGTCGTTCACGATAAAGGGTTGCTGCATCGGGATGTAAAGCCGCACAACATCATGCTGCGTTCTGGAAAATTAGAGGCAGTTTTGATTGATTTTGGGATTGCACGGGAGTTTATCCGGGATACTACCCAAGCTCATACTCAAGCTTTAACCCACGGTTTTGCACCGATTGAGCAATATGCTGAGGAAGCGAGGCGAGGCGAGTATACGGATGTCTACGCCCTCGCTGCAACTCTGTATTACTTACTCACGGGAAAGCGCCCGACTCCGGCTTTTGCTAGGGCGGCGAAAGTTTCCTTAGAAGCACCGAGACAAATTAATTCCAGTATTAGCGATCGCATTGAGTTGGCAATTCTCCAAGGTATGGAGTTTGAACCAGAGAATCGCCCTGCTTCCGTGCAAGCTTGGTTGGATTTATTCAATTTCAGCAGTCTGAATCAAGATGCGGCGACGTTACCCATCCGAAACGTTGAATCGGTCATTACTACGTCTAACACCACGCTTCCCACGACAATGTTTGTCCCTTCAGACGCTTCCCACAACAAGCTGAGTCCGGAGGCGGGGGAAAATTACCGTCATCTGCGAGATTTATTGGCAGCAGGGAAGTGGAAAGAAGCCGATTTGGAAACGGCGGCGATTATGCTGAAGGTAGCCCGTCGGGACGAAGAATGGCTGGATTACGAACACATTGAATCGTTTCCAGGGCAAGATTTACGCACCATCGATACTCTCTGGGTAAACTATAGCAACGGACGCTTTGGCTTGAGTGTCCAGAAGCGCATTTACCAAGAGTGTGAAAATAATTTTGTCACGTTTGGCGATCGCGTGGGTTGGCACGTCAACGACACTTGGTTGTGGTGGAATGACCTCAATTTCACTTCGGATGCTCCCCCCGGACATCTTCCTGGGTGGAGAGTCGGGGGTTCGGGGGGTGTCTGGGGTTGTTTTGTAACGGTTGGCGAGTCGCTGTTGGCACGTCCCGATTTGTAA
- a CDS encoding GspE/PulE family protein has product MTQSSPRNRALAVRNEFSPFGNQLIQAGYVDTDQMRQAMVESRKSGRPLTEVLETITGRSLPPDLLRQYKKQQLFELKILYGVESLDPEISQIPTPQIGSLIETLIPIDICSRYKLVPLTKNDTQPPSVLVAMVDPDNLAAQDDLNRILRPQGIALQRMVITLEDCLNLINQFKDEQTRKEEVARIQKSVDVSDVLDNLNDLGDAPPEIEDDLNVEDAQGAPVINLVNRILLKGLQEQVSDIHIEPQEEFLRIRFRKDGVLQQAFDPFPKKIIPAVTARFKIMAELDIAERRMPQDGRIRRVFEGRKVDFRVNTLPSRYGEKVVLRILDNSSTQLGLDKLISDSESLEIVREMASRPFGLILVTGPTGSGKSTTLYSVLAERNDPGINISTAEDPIEYALPGITQVQVIREKGMDFSSILRAFMRQDPDVILVGETRDKETAKTAIEAALTGHLVLTTLHTNDAAGAIARLDEMGIEPFMVSGSLIGVLAQRLMRRVCSECRLSYSPTSQELGRFGLSASGDGDFTFYKANTLQPDEAKEAKSRNALCQKCNGIGYKGRVGVYEVMRVTERLQNLISQGAPTERIKEAAVEEGMKTLLAYSLDLVRQGYTTLEEVERVTFTDSGLEAELKAKRKSGLECVTCTAELKPEWLDCPYCMTPRFSE; this is encoded by the coding sequence ATGACTCAATCCTCACCACGAAATCGCGCCCTTGCTGTCCGCAATGAGTTTTCGCCCTTCGGCAACCAGCTGATTCAGGCAGGTTATGTTGACACGGACCAAATGCGGCAGGCTATGGTCGAAAGCCGCAAGTCTGGTAGACCCTTAACCGAGGTTCTAGAAACGATTACTGGGCGATCGCTTCCTCCAGATTTGCTACGTCAGTATAAAAAACAACAGCTTTTTGAACTCAAAATTCTTTACGGAGTTGAATCGCTAGATCCGGAAATCAGCCAAATTCCCACTCCTCAGATTGGGTCATTGATTGAAACCCTGATTCCGATTGATATCTGTAGTCGCTATAAACTGGTACCCTTAACAAAAAATGACACCCAGCCCCCCTCGGTACTGGTGGCAATGGTCGATCCGGATAATTTAGCGGCTCAGGACGATCTCAACCGCATCTTGCGACCCCAGGGCATCGCCTTGCAGCGAATGGTAATCACTCTGGAAGACTGTTTGAATCTAATTAACCAATTCAAGGATGAGCAAACAAGGAAAGAGGAAGTAGCGCGAATCCAAAAGTCTGTGGATGTCTCAGACGTTCTGGATAATTTGAACGACTTAGGAGATGCGCCTCCTGAAATTGAAGATGACCTGAATGTAGAGGATGCACAGGGCGCTCCCGTCATCAACCTGGTTAACAGAATCCTCCTCAAGGGTTTGCAAGAACAGGTTTCAGACATTCATATTGAACCTCAAGAAGAATTTTTACGCATTCGCTTCCGGAAGGATGGGGTGTTACAACAAGCCTTCGATCCGTTCCCGAAAAAAATCATCCCAGCCGTCACAGCTCGCTTCAAAATCATGGCTGAGCTAGACATTGCCGAGCGGCGGATGCCCCAAGATGGTCGTATCCGGCGGGTATTTGAAGGGCGTAAGGTTGACTTCCGGGTGAATACCTTACCCAGTCGCTACGGCGAAAAGGTGGTCTTGCGAATTCTCGATAACTCTTCCACCCAGCTAGGTTTGGATAAGTTAATTTCCGATTCAGAATCGCTAGAAATTGTCAGAGAAATGGCAAGCCGTCCCTTTGGCTTGATTTTGGTAACCGGGCCAACTGGGTCTGGTAAATCTACCACCTTGTACTCGGTTCTGGCAGAACGGAACGATCCGGGAATTAATATCAGTACGGCAGAAGACCCAATTGAGTATGCCTTGCCTGGGATTACTCAGGTACAGGTAATTCGAGAGAAGGGGATGGATTTTTCCTCGATCTTAAGAGCCTTCATGCGCCAAGATCCGGATGTCATTCTGGTGGGTGAAACGCGGGACAAAGAAACGGCAAAAACCGCAATTGAAGCAGCACTAACCGGACACTTGGTGCTGACAACCCTACACACCAACGATGCCGCCGGTGCGATCGCCCGCTTAGACGAAATGGGCATCGAGCCATTCATGGTATCGGGTTCGCTGATTGGCGTTCTGGCACAACGTCTGATGCGGCGTGTTTGTAGCGAGTGTCGCCTTTCCTATTCACCCACTTCACAAGAACTCGGTCGGTTTGGTTTATCAGCTTCTGGGGACGGGGATTTTACCTTCTACAAAGCCAATACTTTACAACCCGATGAAGCGAAGGAAGCCAAAAGCAGAAATGCTCTGTGCCAAAAATGCAATGGCATTGGCTATAAGGGACGTGTAGGTGTTTATGAGGTCATGCGCGTGACCGAACGGTTGCAAAATTTAATCAGCCAAGGTGCCCCCACCGAGCGCATTAAAGAAGCAGCCGTGGAAGAAGGGATGAAGACATTGCTGGCATACAGCTTAGACCTGGTACGGCAAGGTTATACCACTCTCGAAGAAGTAGAACGGGTGACATTTACAGATTCTGGTCTAGAGGCAGAACTCAAAGCCAAGCGGAAGAGCGGTCTAGAATGTGTCACTTGCACTGCTGAGTTAAAACCAGAGTGGCTAGATTGTCCTTACTGCATGACGCCTCGCTTTTCAGAATAA
- a CDS encoding class I SAM-dependent methyltransferase, with product MRLKRILGFLVLCVGVSSLFIWQEGRSLSVSQAQPPPLPEGVRSQTDVPYVPTPNEVVTAMLKMAGVTKDDVVYDLGSGDGRLVIAGAKEFGAKGVGFEINPRLIQESNEKARSAGVSDRVKFVEQDLFQTDLSEATVVTLYLLPKVNVQLRPKLLRELKPGTPVVSHQFDMKEWKPDRTEVLRVGSRIHRVFYWVIPAQVTGTWQWNMQSVGSKNPYTLQLRQQFQEVTGTVRMSNDEIPITEAKLTGDQLSFKVTQPKQGKLVTMQFNGRISDNTIIGSVDILGGAKVDRRNWSARR from the coding sequence ATGCGTTTAAAGCGAATCCTTGGCTTTTTGGTGTTGTGTGTGGGTGTTAGCAGCCTCTTCATCTGGCAAGAAGGGCGATCTCTATCCGTCTCCCAGGCTCAACCTCCACCCCTGCCGGAGGGGGTGCGATCGCAGACTGATGTGCCCTATGTGCCAACGCCTAACGAGGTGGTGACAGCGATGCTAAAGATGGCTGGCGTCACAAAAGATGACGTCGTCTACGATCTGGGTTCTGGCGATGGCAGGCTGGTTATCGCAGGGGCGAAGGAATTTGGTGCGAAAGGTGTCGGTTTCGAGATTAACCCCCGGCTGATTCAGGAAAGTAACGAAAAAGCTAGATCGGCAGGTGTGAGCGATCGCGTGAAGTTTGTCGAGCAAGATTTGTTCCAAACTGACCTCAGCGAGGCTACCGTGGTGACGCTTTACCTGTTGCCTAAAGTTAACGTCCAACTGCGACCAAAACTGCTGCGCGAACTCAAACCGGGAACGCCCGTTGTCTCTCACCAGTTCGATATGAAGGAATGGAAACCCGATCGTACTGAAGTGTTGCGGGTCGGTTCTCGCATTCACAGAGTTTTCTATTGGGTGATTCCAGCACAGGTAACAGGAACTTGGCAATGGAATATGCAATCCGTTGGGAGCAAAAACCCTTACACGTTGCAACTACGTCAACAGTTCCAAGAAGTTACGGGAACGGTGAGAATGAGCAATGACGAAATACCGATTACTGAAGCGAAATTAACCGGCGACCAACTTAGTTTTAAAGTTACACAGCCGAAGCAAGGGAAGCTCGTAACCATGCAGTTTAATGGGCGCATTTCTGACAACACCATTATTGGAAGCGTAGATATATTAGGCGGTGCGAAAGTAGATAGACGCAACTGGTCAGCCCGACGCTAA